The DNA segment GGGGGATGCCCCAGTCTACTGAGCGCTCCCCAACCGTTCGGCCCTCCCGATCGTCTGAGAGGATGAGGGCGGTACGCACCGCCGACCCGCAGGGAGGCACGATGTCCAGAATGATGTCCCGCACGTTCCGCCGCGGCGCGGCCGCTCTGCTCGGCGGCGCCCTCGCCGGCCTGGTCTCGGCGTGCGCCCTTCTCGGCGGGGGCGACGGCGCTCAGATGCAGGGCGAGTGGGTGCTCGTGGCGGCGGAGGATCCGACGGGGGCGTTCGACCTGAGCCCGGCCGAGGTGACGCTGACCGTGCAGGGCAGCACGCTCTCGGGCACGGCCGCCTGCAACCAGTACGGCGGAACGGTCAGCGGCGGCCTCGATTCCACCGACGAGCGGCCGGTGAGCATCGGTGCGCTGTTCCAGACCGAGATGGCGTGCACGGGCGAGGGCGTGATGGAGCTCGAGGCCCGCTACCTGACCGCTCTCGCCGCGGTCGAGAGCGGCCTGCGCATCGACGATGACACGATGGCGCTGTTCGGCGGCGGGGTGCGGCTCGAGTTCGACCTGCTCATCGAGGGCTGACCAAGGGCTAGAGCGGGCGGCACTCGCTCTCACCGAGCAGGGTGCTGGCGCTCGCGCTCACGCGCAGCACGATGAGCTCGCCGTCGGCGGTCTCGCCCGACACCTCGATGACGTCGCCGACCTCGGTGCGGGTGACGCGGATGCCCTCCGCCGTCCACGCCCGCGAGACCCGCTCGGCCGCGGCAGCAGGAGCCGCCGAGGCGTCACCGATGCGCAGCGCGGGGTACTGCTCGCCGCTGACCCAGAGCGGGATGACGCACTCGCGCGGCGTCGGGTCGTCGTGCACCTGCCAGTCGCCGCCGACCATGCGCTGGGTGTCGTCGAGCAGCGCGGCGAACCGGTCGCGGGCCTCCGAATCGGTGACCCCGGTGACGGGAACGACGGCGCACCCCGCGAGCGTCAGCGCCACCGCTCCGCCGAGCCCTGCGGCGATCGCGGCGGCGAGCACCCCTCGGCGTCGGCCCATGGCTGTCAGGCTACGCCCCCGCTCAGAGCAGGAGGGCGAGCGTGCGACCCTCGTCGCGCTGCGAGCCGTCGGTGACGAGCTCGCCCTTGTCGATGCCGATGAGTGCCAGGTTGCGCAGCGACTCGGTGCCCGCCGCGAAGTAGTAGTTGTGCCCGATCGACTCGGTCAGCACCTGGTTGGTGATGACATCGACCCCGCCGGCGACGCTCATGACGCGAGCGCCGAACTCGGCGCTGCCCGGGTCTCGCCCGAAGAAGGCGCTGTTCGGGATCGGATCCCACGCGGCCTCGCCGACGAACACGTCGCCGCGCACGTTGAGCTCGTCGACGCTGGATGCGGGGGCGCCGGGTGAGCCGATCATGGCGAGAGCATCCACCGTCGTGCTCTGCTGCAGGGCGAGCATGGCCGCGGTCGAGCCGTAGGAGTGCGACAGCAGCGCGATGTAGGGCTGGTCGGTGCCGCGGATCGCCTGCAGCCCGTCGATGGCGCGCGCGATGGCATCGCGCCCCTCGTAGGCGAGATCGAGGCTGCCCACGTTGAGCAGTGTGGGGGTCTGGTAGCCGATCCAGGCGACCGTGGCGACGGTCTCGACCTCGTCGGTCGCCCCCGCCTCGGCCAGCAGCGAGAGCCACGACACCTGCTCGTCGTACAGCCGCGCGGCGGTATCCGTCCACTCGACGGCGTTGCCGCCGACCGAGATGAACATGCCCGGCATCAGGTAGCTGACGTAGTCGGCGGTCTCGAGGTCGCCGAGCACGATCGCCATCTTGCCCTGGCCGTGGGTGTCGAGCTGCAGGAGGGTGCGCGGCGGGTTCGCGGTCGCCGGCCCGAGCGCGTCGGCGACCCCGTAGAGCATCTCGAGACGCTGCTGGTTCTGCGCCGCGATCGTGCGGCCGGCGCGCAGCCCCTCGAGTTCGAGCTCGCGGATCGTCGAGCGCAGCACGTCGCGGTTCGCGGCGTTGCGCACGGCGACGGGGATGCCGTCGAGGTTGCCGACGAGCTCGGGCGCAGCGCTGAGCAACGCGCGCTGCGCCCGAGCGTCGAGGCCCGCCCACCAGCCGCTCACCTGAGGAGCTCCGGGTGGTGCAGCCAGCAGGGCCTGGAGTCGGTGGGGGTTCGACTCCAGTGCAGTCGCCGATACGGCCGGGGGAGCCGCGGCGAGAGCGTGCAGCAGGTCGACACCGGTGAGGTTCTCGAAGCTCTCCACCGTCAGGGGGGTGGTGGGAGCCAGGGCCGCGGCGTCGTGCTGCGTGCTGGTGGGCAGGTCGATGGCCCGCTCGAGGGCGGGGCGGTCAGGGGCCGACATCGCCGGTGCGGCAATGCTGGTGATCGGGGTGACGGGGGGCGCGCCGGGCAGGGTGACGGGCCCCGCCACCGCGGCTACGGTGAGCGAGGCGATCACTACTGCTGTCGCGTCGAGCAGCACGCCGGATTCCCCTCACGACCGGCGGGCCGGGCATCCCCCGAAGCGGTCCCACCGGCGTGAGGCCATGCTAGGCGAAAGTGCGCCCCTTTTGGGGGGTGGAACGGACATTCCTCTCGACTCACACCAACCCGTTACACAGCCGACATGAAGCGTCGGTCGAATGCGCATACCGGATGCGCAGGCCGCCGATCAGCCCGCGTCGGGGTCGCTCACACGCAACGCGTCGGGCCCCTCGCGCACGAGAATCGCGAACTGGGCGGCGTCGATGATGCGCACGCCGAGCTCTTCGGCCTTCTGCAGCTTCGAGCCGGCGCCGGGCCCGGCCGCCACGAAGTCGGTCTTCTTCGAGACGCTCGAGGCGGCCTTGCCGCCGGCCGCGATGATCGCCTCCTGGGCTCCCTCGCGCGTGAAGCCGTCGAGTGTGCCCGTTGCGACGACCGTGAGCCCGGCGAGCACTCCCCCGGCGGCGGCCGCGGCACCCGGGCCGGCGTGGCCGGGGGTCGCGAACTGCACTCCGGCGGCGGCCCAGCGGTCGACGATCTCGACGTGCCAGTCGACGGCGAACCACTCCTGCACGGCCTCGGCGATGATCGCGCCGACGCCGTCGACGGCGGCGAGCTCGTCGAGGCTCGCCGCGCGAATGGCGTCGAGCGAGCCGAACCAGTCGGCGAGCGCCCGCGCGGCCACCGGGCCGACGTGCCGGATGTTGAGGCTGACCAGCAGGCGCCAGAGCGGCTTGGTCTTGGCCTTCTCGAGCTCGTCGAGCAGGGTCAGAGCGACCGCACTCGGCTGCGGGCCCTCCAGCCCCTGCTTCTTCTCGGCGGCCGTCGGGTTGCGCCGGAAGGGCGACCGGCGGCGTGCGGTGCCGTCGGCCTCGAGCTTGGGCAGCCCGGTCTCGGCATCCCGCACCACCACCTCGATCGGCAGCAGGTCGTCGATCGTGAGGGCGAACAGGCCGGCCTCGGTGCGCAGGGGCGGCTCCTCGGGCACGTCGGGCTGCGTGAGGGCGGCGGCACCGATCTCGCCGAGGCCCTCGATGTCGAGGGCACCGCGGCTGCCGATGTGCTCGACGCGGCCGCGCACCTGGGCCGGGCAGCTGCGGGCGTTGGGGCAGCGCAGGTCGACGTCGCCCTCCTTCGCCGGCCGCAGCTCGGTGCCGCACTCGGGACAGTTGGTCGGCATGACGAAGACGCGCTCGGTGCCGTCGCGCAGCTCGACCACCGGGCCGAGCACCTCGGGGATCACGTCGCCGGCCTTGCGCAGCACCACCGTGTCGCCGATGAGCACGCCCTTGGCCTTGACGACGTCTTGATTGTGCAGGGTGGCCTGCCGCACCTCGCTGCCCGCGACGCGCACCTTCTCCATGACCGCGTACGGGGTCGCGCGGCCCGTGCGGCCGACGCTCACGACGATGTCGAGCAGGCGCGTGTTCACCTGCTCGGGCGGGTACTTGTAGGCGATCGCCCAGCGCGGCGCGCGGCTCGTCGCGCCGAGCTCGTCATGCAGGGCCAGCTCGTCGACCTTCACGACCACGCCGTCGATCTCGTGCTCGACGTCGTGCCGGTGCTCGCCGTGGAAGGCGATGAACTGCGCCGCCTCGGCGGCGCTCGCGTGCACGCGGACGTGGCTGCTGATCGGCAGGCCCCAGCCCTGCAGCAGGCCGTAGACCTCACTCTGCGCGGTGACGGGCGGGTTCGGCCAGGCGCCGATGCCATGCACGAGCATCCGCAGCCGGCTCAGCCGGTCGTGCATGCGCGCCAGCTGCTCGTCGCTCTTGCCCTCCGCCTTCTGGCGCAGGCTGCCGCTCGCGGCGTTGCGCGGATTCGCGAACTCGCGCTCGCCCGCCTCGCGCTGCAGCGCGTTGAGCTCGTCGAACAGCGCGGTCGGAATGAACACCTCGCCGCGCACCTCGACCAGGTCGGGCAGGTCGTCGGCGGTGGCGGGCTGCCCGGGGCCGCCGAACAGCCGCTGCGGGATGCCCGCCACGAGCCGGGCGTTCACCGTGACGTCCTCGCCCACGCGTCCGTCGCCGCGCGTCGCCGCGCTCACCAGCACGCCGCGCTCGTAGCGCAGGTTGAGGGCCAGCCCGTCGATCTTCAACTCGCACAGCCAGCGCACCGGGCGCCCGGCGTCGCGCTCGACCTTCGCCGCCCAGTCGGCGAACTCCTCGGCGCTGAACACGTTGTCGAGGCTGAGCATGCGCTCGGCGTGCTCGACCGGGGCGAACAGGGTGCTCTCGACCCCGCCGCCGACCGTCTGGGTCGGCGAGTCCTGGCTCTGCAGCTCGGGGAAGGCGTGCTCGATCAGCTCGAGCCGGCGCACCAGGGCGTCGTAGGTGGCGTCGTCCTCCAGCACGGTGTCGCGGCCGTAGTAGGCGTCGCGCAGCTCGAGGATGCGGCTGGTGAGCCGCTCGACCTCGGCGCGCGCCTCGTCGCGAGTCAGCTCGTCGATGGCGCGGGCATCCACGTAGCGGTCCGCCAGCGTGCCGCGGTCGTCGGTGATGCCGTCGGGGGTGTCAGCCACGCGCACAGTCTAGGAGCGCGCCCTGACCCGCGGCACCTGACACAAATCACGGACTTTCGACCGGGTGACAGGCCCACTCGGGCCTGAGCAGTCGCGGCGCACCGCGAAACTCCGTGATTTGTGACACCACCGTCGGGCGGCGGGGATGGAGACAGCGCGGCGGGGGTCAGGCTCCGAGAACGCGATCGAGGTAGGGGTTGGTGAAGACGCGGTCGGGGTCGAGCCGGTCGCGCACGGCGACGAAGTCGTCGAAGCGCGGGTAGGCCGGCCGCAGGTCGTCGGCCGCGCGGCTGTGCAGCTTGCCCCAGTGCGGGCGGCCGTCGTGCGCGCGCAGGATCGCCTCGGCGGCGGCGAGGTACGGGGTGTGGTCATCCCGGATGTAGCGGTGCACCGCGATGTAGCTCGATTCGCGCCCGTACGCCGTCGACAGCCAGACGTCGTCGGCGGCGGTCGCCCGCACTTCGACCGGGAAGGTCACCTTCCAGCCGTTCTGCTCGATGACGCGGTCGAGCTCGCGCAGCACGGGGCCGACGGCATCGAGCGGCACCGAGTACTCCAGCTCGCGGAACCGCACCGTGCGCTCGGTGGCGAAGATGCGGTGCGAGTAGTCGGCGGCCTGGCGGGTGAAGGCGACGCGGCTGGCGAGGCGATTGATGCCGGGCACCGTACTGGGCAGCGCCGAGCCGAGGCGGCACAGCACCTCGTAGAGCCCGTTGCCGAGCAGCTCGTCGTCGAACCACTTCTTGACCGGGCCGGAGGGCGTGCGCGGCGCATCCGCCGGCAGGCGGGTGTTGTTGCGGGTGAGCGCGAGCCGCGTGTGCGGAAACCAGTAGAACTCGACGTGGTCGGACTGCGCCGAGCGGGTCGGCCAGTCATCGAGAACGTCGTCGAGCGGCTCCGGATGCTCGTCCGCCGCCAGCACGAACGTCGGCACGGTCTGCACCGTGAGGTCGACGAGCACCCCGAGGGCGCCGAGCCCGAGGCGCGCTGCGGGCCACAGCTCGGCGTTCTCGGTCGGGCTGATCGACAGCAGGCGCCCGTCAGCGGTGGCGAGGGTGACGGACCGCAGCTGGGTGGCGAGACCGCCGAAGGCGCGGCCGGTGCCGTGGGTGCCGGTGCTGACGGCGCCCGAGATCGACTGCACGTCGATGTCGCCGAGGTTCTCGAACGCGAGCCCGTGCTCGTGCAGTAGCGCTGATGCGGCGTGCAGGCGGGTTCCGGCGGCGAGGGTCACGAGCCCGGTGCTGGCGTCGACCGCGGTCACACCGGCGAGGCCGGTGAGGTCGAGCTGCACGCCCGGCGCGACGGCGATACCCGTGAACGAGTGGCCGGCACCGATCGGCTTGACGGCGAGCCCGTCCGCGCGGGCGCGGGCGATCGCCGCGACCACCTCGTCGGGCGTCGACGGGCGCTCGACGCGGGCGGGGGTCACCTGCTCGGTGCGGGCCCAGTTCTGCCACGCGCGCGACCCGGTCGCTGCCGTGCTCGTTCGTGCCGTGCTCACAGGAACACCTTCCCTTCGCCGCGGTACGTCGGCAACTCGCCCACCACCCGGTCGCCGTCGACCACGGCGTAGAGGTCGAGGTGCTCGGCGAGCTCTCCGGCCTTGGTGTGGCGCAGCCAGACCCGGTCGCCGACGCGCAGGCCCGCGGCGGCCGGCCCGCGCAGGGGCGTCTGCACCTCGCCCGCGGTCTCGGTGCTGAGCATCCGCAGCCTCTGGGGCCAGACCACCTGCGGAAGGCGGTCGGGGCCGGGCGGTCCGCTGGCGATCCAGCCGCCGCCGAGCAGGGTCGCGATGTCGTCGGCGGGTCGCCGCACGACCGGGAGCGCGAACGCGGCGGCGGGCGCGGGCCTGAAGGCACGGTAGGTGTCGAACAAGTGCGGGCCGAGCAGGCCGCTGCCGGCGGCGAGCTCGGTGACGCTGTCGTCGGCGGCGGTCGACTCGAGCGAACCGGTGCCGCCGCCGTTGACGAAGCGCAGCGGGGCCCCGGCAGCGTCGGCGATGGCGCGCACGGCAGCGACGGCGCGCCCGCGCCGGTCGGCGAGCTCGGTGCGCGATGCACGCTGGATACCCCGGATGAGCGCGCTGCGCAGCGGTCGCCCGGGCAGCGCGTCGCCGAGTCCGGCGAGCTGCGCTTCGTACGCCATGACGCCGTCGAGCACGAAGCCCCGGCGCTCGGCGACCGTGCGGGCGAGCGTGGCGAGCTGCTCGGGCGTGTGCAGCGGGCTGCGGCGCACCCCGACGTGGCCGAGGAGCGGCGCCCTCCAGCTCGCGTCGAGTTCGAGGGCGACGCGGATGCTCGGCCGCGAGCCCGGCGCCGCCACCGCGTCGATCAGATCGAGGTGGGCGACATCGTCGATCATGAGCGTCACGCGCGCGGCCAGCTGCTCGTCGGCGGCGAGCCGCGCGAGGGCCGCGCGATCGGTCGAGGGGTAGCCCACGACCACGTCGTCGATGTCGCTGCCCCCGCGCCCGCGAGAGTCGGCGAGCCACAGCGCCTCGGGCAGCGTGTAGGCGAGCACGCCCGCGAAGCCGGGGCGCGCGAGCACCGCCTCGAGCACCCCGCGCACCCGGATCGACTTGCTCGCCACCCGGATCGGCGCTCCCCCGGCGCGCCGCACGAGGTCGGCGGCGTTGTACGCGAGGGCGGCGCGGTCGATCACGCCGAGCGGCGGGTCGAGGTGCGTGGTCGCGGCCGTCAGCCGCGGCCAGTGGGCGGCGGGGTCGGCGCCGGGGCGGGCGGACGGTGCGTCGTCGAGGCGCAGCAGGGCTGCGGGGTGCTCGTCTCGAGCCGGCGGCACTGCGGTCACCGCGCCAGTCTAGGGAGCGAGCGAGCGCGCGGGCGGGCGCTCGCCTACGGCGCGGCCACGAGCAGATCGGCCGCGACCGTGCGGTCGATCGTGCACTGCCCGAGCACGCGCGTGCCGACGTACACGACCGCGGTCTGGCCGGGCGCGACGCCGAGCAGCGGCTCGACCGGGCGCACGACGAGCTCGCCGCCGGCGACGACCGCGGATGCGGGCACCGGGTCGGCGTGCGCCCGCACCTGCACGTGGCAGTCGAACGGGCGGAGAGCATCCACCCCCGCCGCAGCGGAGGGGTCGCGGCTCGTCACGCCGCTCGCGACCGGGTCGGCACCGGCCCAGGTGTAGCGGCGTCCGGCGAGCTCGGCGATGGCGAGCGCCTCGCGCGGGCCGACGACGACCTCGTTGGTGCGGGGGCGCACCTCGAGCACGAAGCGCGGGCGGCCGTCGGGCGCGGGCACGCCGAGGTTCAGGCCGCGGCGCTGGCCGACCGTGAAGCTCGTCGCACCGTCGTGCTCGCCGACGACCGTGCCATCGCGGTCGACGATCGCGCCGGTCGCCGGGGCGATGCGGTCGGCGAGCCAGCCGCGGGTGTCGCCGTCGGGGATGAAGCAGATGTCGTGACTGTCGGGCTTCTGCGCCACGGTGAGGCCGCGCTCGGCAGCCTCGGCGCGCACGACCGCCTTCGACGGGGTCGTGCCGAGCGGAAACCACGCGTGCGCGAGCTGCTCGGCCGTCAGCACACCGAGCACGTACGACTGGTCCTTCGCCTCGTCGCTCGCCCGGTGCAGCTCGCGGCCGTGCGGGCCCTCGACGATGTGCGCGTAGTGCCCCGTGACGACCGCGTCGAAACCGAGCGCGAGCGCCTTCTCGAGCACCGCGGCGAACTTGATGCGCTCGTTGCAGCGCATGCACGGGTTCGGGGTGCGGCCAGCGGCGTACTCGCTGATGAAGTCGTCGACGACGTCGGCGCGGAAGCGCTCGCTGAAGTCCCACACGTAGAACGGGATGCCCAGGCGCTCGGCCGCGCGACGCGCATCGAGGCTGTCCTCGATCGTGCAGCAGCCGCGGCTGCCGGTGCGCAGGGTGCCCGGCATGCGGCTGAGCGCCAGATGCACGCCGACGACCTCGTGGCCCGCATCCACAGCGCGCGCAGCGGCGACGGCGCTGTCGACGCCACCGCTCATCGCTGCCAGAACCCGCACCCCTCCAGGGTACGCGGGCTTGCGAGCCCCCCCGCGCTGTCACAAATCACGGAGATTTGGTCGGTGACGCTTCCCGCCGTGCGGAAACGAGGGGCCCGATCGGCGGGAGTTCCGTGATTTGTGACACGCAGCCCGTCGGCACCGTCACGAGCGCTGCGAGCGTCAGCGGCCGAGGCGGGGGGTGCGGGCGGCGAGCCCCGCGGCCTGGGCGCGCTCGACCGCCGCGGGCAGGGCGTCGAGCAGCGCGTCGACCTCGGCCTCGGTCGTCGACGGCCCGAGCGTGATGCGCAGGGCACCCCGCGCCTCGGCCTCGCTGAGCCCCATCGCGAGCAGCACGTGACTCGGCTCGGGCACGCCGGCCTGGCACGCCGACCCGGTCGAGACGGCGATGCCCGCGGCGTCGAGCAGCATCAGCAGCGAGTCGCCCTCCGCATCGGGAACGGTCAGGTGCAGCGTGCCGGGCAGCGCGAGCGCGTCGAGCTCGGCGGCCCGCGCCGGGTCATCGGCGACCGCAGCCGCGCCCGCGGCGCCGCGCAGCACGGCCTGCGGCACGCGGCGACGGATGCCCTCCGCCAGCCGGGCGCGCAGCATCCGCTTGTGCGCGGCGCGGTCGGCGAGCTCGGCGTGCGCGAGCTCGGCCGCGACAGCGAAGGCCTCGGCGCCGGCGGCGTCCATGGTTCCCGAGCGGGCGCGCTGCTGGCTGCCGCCGTGCAGCAGTGGAACCACGTCGGCGTCGCGCCGCAGCACGAGCGCTCCGACCCCCACCGGGCCGCCGACCTTGTGCGCGGAGACCGAGACGGCCGACACCCCGTGCGGCAGCGGCGCGAGCGGCACCTGCCCGTAGGCCGCGATCGCGTCGACGTGCACGGGCACGCCGACGGCCGCGGCGAGCGCGGCGGCCTCGGCGACCGGCTGCAGCGTGCCGACCTCGTTGTTCGCCGCGAGCATCGTGAGCAGGGCCACGCCCGAGCCGTCGCCGAGCGCGTCGGCGAGCGCGTCGAGCCGCAGCGCCCCGAGCGCGTCGACCTCGAGCCAGCGCAGCTCGGCGCCCTCGTGGGCGGCGAGCCACTCGACGGCGTCCAGGGCCGCGTGGTGCTCGGCACGGGGCACGAGGATGCGTGGCCGAGGCACCGGCGCGGAGCCGGCCGTGGCGCCTGCACGCGGCGCGCCCTGGTTCCGCATCCAGTACAGCCCCTTGATGGCCAGATTGACCGCTTCGGTGCCGCCGCCCGTGAAGGTGACCTCGATGGGGTCGACGCCGAGGGTCGCGGCGATGCGGCCGCGGGCGTCATCGACGAGAGCGCGGGCGCGCTGCCCGGCCGAGTGGATCGAGGAGGGATTGCCGACGACCTCGAGCGCGGCCACGTATGCCGATCGCACGACGGCAGGCATCGGCGAGGTGGCGGCGTGGTCCAGGTAGATCATGAGCGGCTCCCTCCCCGGCGGTGACCTAGCCTAAGACGCATGCCCGTGAACGATCCTCTCGACCGTCTGGGCGTGCACCTCAGCGACGGGGTCGGAGACCTGCGCGTCTTCAGCGCCCACGCCACTGCCATCGAGCTGTGCCTGTTCGCCGAGGACGACCCGACGTGGGTGGCGGAGACCATCGACCTCGAGCCGGTCGGTGGCGGCATCTGGCAGGCGAGCACCCCCTCCCTGCGCCCGGGCGCCCGCTACGCGCTGCGCGCCGACGGGCCGGAGGGGCCGCGACATGCCTTCGACCGCGAGCGGCTGCTGCTCGACCCCTACGCCCGCGGGCTCGCCCGCACGCCCGACGGCGGCTGGCGCGCGTACGTGCAGGACGACTCCTTCGATTGGGGAGGCGTCGCCAAGCCCCGGGTGCCGCGCGACCGCGTCGTGCTCTACGAGGCGCACGTCAAAGGTCTGACGAAGCTCGCCCCCGAGCTGCCGGAGGAGCTGCGCGGCACCTACGCCGGCCTCGCCCACCCGGCCACCATCGACTACCTGCTCGACCTCGGCGTGACGACCGTCGAGCTGCTGCCGATGCACCAGTTCGTCAGCGAGCAGCGGCTGCAGGGTCAGGGGCTCGTCAACTACTGGGGCTACAACACGCTCAACTACTTCACCCCGCACGCCGCCTACGCCACACGTTCGGCCCAGTCGGGCGGCACCGGCGCCGTGCTGCGCGAGGTGAAGGGCATGGTCAAGCTGCTGCACGAGGCCGGCCTCGAGGTCGTGCTCGACGTGGTCTACAACCACACCGCCGAGGAGGGCGCGGACGGCCCGACCACGAGCTTCCGCGGCCTCGATGCGGCCACCTGGTACCGGCAGACCGACGACGGCCGGTACATCGACACGACGGGCTGCGGCAACACGATCGACTTCTCGCAGCCGGTCGCGCAGCGGCTCGTGCTCGACTCGTTGCGTTACTGGGCGAACGAGGTGCAGATCGACGGGTTCCGCTTCGATCTGATGGCGACGCTGGGGCGGGATGCCGCTGCCGTGTTCGACCCGGAGCACCCGCTGCTCCGGGCCATCCTCGACGACCCGGAGCTACAGGGCGTCACCATGATCGCCGAGCCGTGGGACGTCGGGATGGGCGGCTGGCAGGTCGGCCGGTTCCCGGCCGGGTACCACGAGTGGAACGACGGATTCCGCGATCGGGCGCGCGCGTTCTGGCTCACCGACCTCGGTGCGGCGCGCGCGCAGGGCACCGCGCCGGAGGGCATCGGATCGCTCGCCCGCCGCATGACCGGCAGTGCGCACGTCTTCGCCGAGGAGCGCGGCCCGCTCGCCAGCGTGAACTTCATCACCGCGCACGACGGCTTCACCCTCGCCGACCTCACGGCCTACGGCACGAAGCACAACGCGGGCAACGGCGAGGAGAATCGCGACGGCACCGACAACAACCGCTCGTACAACTTCGGCGTCGAGGGGGCCACGGACGACCCCGGCATCACGCTCGACCGCCGCAAGGCGATGCGCAACCTGCTCGGCACGCTGCTGCTGAGCGCCGGCATGCCGATGCTCACCGCGGGCGACGAGATCGGCCGCACGCAGCGCGGCAACAACAACGCCTACTGCCACGACAGCGAGCTGACCTGGATCGATTGGCACCTCGAGGGCTGGCAGCATGACCTGCGCCGGGTCGTGCAGCGACTGCTGCAGCTGCGACGCGAGAATCCCGCCCTCCGCCCCCAGCGGTACGGGCGCTGGGGCGAGACGGTGCCCCACGCCACGCAGATGGACTGGTTCAACAAGGACGGCGCCGCCATGACCATGGAGGACTGGGACTCACCGGCCGAGCGCACGCTGCAGTACCTGGCCGCGTCGACGCCCGAGGTCGAGGCGTTCAACCGCATCCTGCTGATCGTGCACGGGTTGGAGGAGCCGGTCGAGGTCACCCTGCCCGCCCACGAGGGCGTCGAGGCCTACACCCTGCTGTGGGACAGTGCCCACGACCGCCTCGACGCGCACGAGCCCGTGCACGCGCCCGGCGAGCGGCTCACCGTCGGACCGGCGTCGATGCTGCTGTTCCGCGCCGAGGGGCCGGCCGAGGGCGATGGCTAGCGGGCCGGGAACGCCCGCCACGGTGGCGCTGGTCGCGGCGGGCATCCCGTTCACCGCCCACACCTACGCGCATGACCCGGCCACCACGAACTACGGCCTCGAGGCCGCGCACGCTCTCGGGCTCGACCCCGATCGCGTGTTCAAGACGCTGCTGGCCGAGGCGGACGGCCGCCTGGTCGTCGGCATCGTTCCGGTGACCGGGATGCTCGATCTCAAGTCGCTCGCCGCCGCCGTCGGCGCCAAGCGCGCCCATATGGCCGACCCGGCCGTGGCCGAGCGCAAGACCGGCTACGTGGTCGGCGGCATCTCCCCCCTCGGGCAGAAGACGGCGCTGCCGACGGTACTCGACGAGACCGCGACCCTCTGGGACACGATCTTCGTCTCGGGCGGCCGGCGCGGCTTCGACATCGAGCTCGCGCCCGACGACCTGCTGCGCCTCACCGGCGGGCAGCTGGCCGACATCGCCCGCTGACCCCCTGATTCAGAGCAGCGGCGATCGGCGCGGCGCTAGTGCGCGACCGCGACGAGGCCGAGCTCGGCCGGGCTGGCCAGCAGCGGGTGCCGCGGGGTCACGCGCACGTTGTAGCCGAACGACCCGGAGCGGTCGAGAGGCACGGTGCCCGTGAAGGTCGCCGGCTGCCCCAGCTCGTGGTCGGCGAGTTCGAGCGGCTGCCGGTGCACGTCGGCGAGGTCGTCGCCGTTGCGGGCGCGGCCGAACACCACCTCGACGAGCACGTCGTCGGCGCTGAGCCCCGCGAGCTGCACGTGGGCGCGCACCTTCAACTGGTCGCCGACCTGGGGCGACTGCACGCCGCCCGACTCGACATGGGTGACGGCGACGTGCGGCCACTCGCGGGCGACGTGGGCCTTCCAGCCGGCGAGGTCGCGGGCCGGACGGTGGTCGTCGGCGGCGATCGCGCGGTGGGCGTGCGCGGCGGGCACGTAGAGGCGCTCGACGTATTCGCGCACCATGCGGTCGGCCGACAGTTCGGGCGACAGGGTGGCGAGCGTGTGCCGGATGCTCTGCAGCCAGCGGCGCGGCAACCCGTCGGCGTCACGGTCGTAGAACCGCGGCGCGATCTGGTGCTCGATGAGGTCGTACATGGCCTCGGCCTCGAGCTTGTCGCGCTCGGCCTCGTCGCCCGCGGCGTCGGCGGTGGGGATCGCCCAGCCGTTCTCGGCGTCGTAGTACTCGTTCCACCACCCGTCGAGGATCGACAGGTTGAGCGAGCCGTTCAGGGCCGCCTTCATGCCGGATGTTCCGCACGCCTCGAGCGGACGCAGCGGGTTGTTCAGCCAGATGTCGGTGCCCGGGTAGAGCAGCCGCGCCATGCCGATGTCGTAGTTGGGCAGGAAGACGA comes from the Microcella frigidaquae genome and includes:
- the glgX gene encoding glycogen debranching protein GlgX, translated to MPVNDPLDRLGVHLSDGVGDLRVFSAHATAIELCLFAEDDPTWVAETIDLEPVGGGIWQASTPSLRPGARYALRADGPEGPRHAFDRERLLLDPYARGLARTPDGGWRAYVQDDSFDWGGVAKPRVPRDRVVLYEAHVKGLTKLAPELPEELRGTYAGLAHPATIDYLLDLGVTTVELLPMHQFVSEQRLQGQGLVNYWGYNTLNYFTPHAAYATRSAQSGGTGAVLREVKGMVKLLHEAGLEVVLDVVYNHTAEEGADGPTTSFRGLDAATWYRQTDDGRYIDTTGCGNTIDFSQPVAQRLVLDSLRYWANEVQIDGFRFDLMATLGRDAAAVFDPEHPLLRAILDDPELQGVTMIAEPWDVGMGGWQVGRFPAGYHEWNDGFRDRARAFWLTDLGAARAQGTAPEGIGSLARRMTGSAHVFAEERGPLASVNFITAHDGFTLADLTAYGTKHNAGNGEENRDGTDNNRSYNFGVEGATDDPGITLDRRKAMRNLLGTLLLSAGMPMLTAGDEIGRTQRGNNNAYCHDSELTWIDWHLEGWQHDLRRVVQRLLQLRRENPALRPQRYGRWGETVPHATQMDWFNKDGAAMTMEDWDSPAERTLQYLAASTPEVEAFNRILLIVHGLEEPVEVTLPAHEGVEAYTLLWDSAHDRLDAHEPVHAPGERLTVGPASMLLFRAEGPAEGDG
- the mnmA gene encoding tRNA 2-thiouridine(34) synthase MnmA; protein product: MRVLAAMSGGVDSAVAAARAVDAGHEVVGVHLALSRMPGTLRTGSRGCCTIEDSLDARRAAERLGIPFYVWDFSERFRADVVDDFISEYAAGRTPNPCMRCNERIKFAAVLEKALALGFDAVVTGHYAHIVEGPHGRELHRASDEAKDQSYVLGVLTAEQLAHAWFPLGTTPSKAVVRAEAAERGLTVAQKPDSHDICFIPDGDTRGWLADRIAPATGAIVDRDGTVVGEHDGATSFTVGQRRGLNLGVPAPDGRPRFVLEVRPRTNEVVVGPREALAIAELAGRRYTWAGADPVASGVTSRDPSAAAGVDALRPFDCHVQVRAHADPVPASAVVAGGELVVRPVEPLLGVAPGQTAVVYVGTRVLGQCTIDRTVAADLLVAAP
- a CDS encoding alanine racemase; amino-acid sequence: MLRLDDAPSARPGADPAAHWPRLTAATTHLDPPLGVIDRAALAYNAADLVRRAGGAPIRVASKSIRVRGVLEAVLARPGFAGVLAYTLPEALWLADSRGRGGSDIDDVVVGYPSTDRAALARLAADEQLAARVTLMIDDVAHLDLIDAVAAPGSRPSIRVALELDASWRAPLLGHVGVRRSPLHTPEQLATLARTVAERRGFVLDGVMAYEAQLAGLGDALPGRPLRSALIRGIQRASRTELADRRGRAVAAVRAIADAAGAPLRFVNGGGTGSLESTAADDSVTELAAGSGLLGPHLFDTYRAFRPAPAAAFALPVVRRPADDIATLLGGGWIASGPPGPDRLPQVVWPQRLRMLSTETAGEVQTPLRGPAAAGLRVGDRVWLRHTKAGELAEHLDLYAVVDGDRVVGELPTYRGEGKVFL
- a CDS encoding cysteine desulfurase family protein, with the translated sequence MIYLDHAATSPMPAVVRSAYVAALEVVGNPSSIHSAGQRARALVDDARGRIAATLGVDPIEVTFTGGGTEAVNLAIKGLYWMRNQGAPRAGATAGSAPVPRPRILVPRAEHHAALDAVEWLAAHEGAELRWLEVDALGALRLDALADALGDGSGVALLTMLAANNEVGTLQPVAEAAALAAAVGVPVHVDAIAAYGQVPLAPLPHGVSAVSVSAHKVGGPVGVGALVLRRDADVVPLLHGGSQQRARSGTMDAAGAEAFAVAAELAHAELADRAAHKRMLRARLAEGIRRRVPQAVLRGAAGAAAVADDPARAAELDALALPGTLHLTVPDAEGDSLLMLLDAAGIAVSTGSACQAGVPEPSHVLLAMGLSEAEARGALRITLGPSTTEAEVDALLDALPAAVERAQAAGLAARTPRLGR